Within the Nerophis ophidion isolate RoL-2023_Sa linkage group LG01, RoL_Noph_v1.0, whole genome shotgun sequence genome, the region tagctgagacaggcgccagcgcccccaaaaggaataagcagtaaaaaatggatgtatggatgaaaTGAAATGTTGACttttgcattctttcatctcctctgatgtgaactccactgccttcttcaagctaacaatcatggcgCCTCTTTCTTTACGTTTAAGTGAGTCGGCTATTTTCTCATCGGCACTCATTTTTAATGGCTTACGACAGCTTTCAAATGACGAAACGTCAAGTCACTCACCTTCATCTTCCGTCTTTATCTCCGTTGGTGATtgtctttcactttctctttgacatgacgtcgccatcttagcatagcagtagtcgtccatcttctatcacgtcttcaatcttcacttcagctAACACTCCAGAGCTCCAAACGCAACTTAAGTTTTGAGGGTTCAAGAAAAGACGATTGTTTGAGGTTCGATGTTTCTATATTCGCTGTTATATGGTCATTTATAGACGGGGAAGTCACAGCCACTCAGTCCGCCATCTTGCTCGCCACCTGGCATTTCACTACCGGAAGCACGGTCAGTTCTGCGCATGCGCTCAGACGAAGTCATTACCATCCCTCCATCCTTTCCAACAGCTTCTTTTTCTTTATTCCTGCAGGGTCATTTCTGCTGCATTATTTTAACGTTTTATTTagtttaaatgataaaaaaatgatTACATGATAGTGTAACAAAgagttcagggtgtcccaagtttACAGCGAgtgaggaggagttttgtcctttcAGAGTTGCCGTTGGGGTGCTGACGTAGGGTGTGTGTTGTTGTGGAGAGAGAGTTAAAAAGGAGTTAGAAAGGAGTTAGAAAGGAGTTAGAAAGGAGTTAAAAAGGAGTACACATTAAAGAAGCGGTGACTACCGGACCTGCTCTAATGtctcccgtttattattttattatataactaCACTGTATTGGCGAACCCAGGAAACTCGGCTACAATAGAAAAAGAGAACCACAATATAGACGTTAGAACAGagtttatttattcatcttttacATTTCCGTTGAAAATATCATCTTCACATAATTAATCACTCATTTCACTCTGTCATTGCTCTAAATGACTCACGCAGGCACAACTGGATAGTCCAGCGTTTGAAACAGAACTgtaatctatttgtggtggtgagGGTGTATGACGCTAAATGTACGTTACattatatatacaattatatattttatatacaatttatgtatatatatatatattatgtatatacatacacatatacatacatatatattatatgtgtatatatatgcatatattatatgtatatatattatatccatccatccatccattttttaccgctcaatcccttttggggtcgcggggggcgctggcgcctatctcagctacaatcgggcggaaggcggggtacaccctggacaagtcgccacctcatcgcaggggcaacacagatagacagacaacattcacactcacattctcacactcacattcacacactagggaccatttagtgttgccaatcaacctatccccaggtgcatgtctttggacatgcaccaaagacatgcacatatatattatatatacacacatatatacatataatatatacattatatgtatgtatacatatattatatgtgtatatatatattttatacatatatattgtttatacatacatacatatataaattatatgtataaatatacatacatttatatgtactgtacatatatacatacatacacacatatatacacataaatatacatatatacatatatatatgtacacacacatatatatatactcatatgtattcatatatatatatatatatatatatatgtatatatattcttatatatacatatatatatgtatgtatatttatatacatacatatatatgtatgtatatttatatacatacatatatataatatatatttaaatatatatacatatatgtatatatacacatatatatatatataaatattattatatttataaatatatatacatatatatgtatatatacacatatataaatattatatatatacatacaaatatatgtatgtatatatatatacaaatatatatgtatatattcatacatatatatcaatgtatttatatctatctatctatatctatatgtgtgtgtgagacactatggattgaactttcacagtatcatgttagacccgctcgacatccattgctttcggtcccctagagaggggggggggggggggggggggggggagttgcccacctctgaggtcctctccaaggtttctcatagtcagcattgtcactggcgtcccactggatgtgaattctccctgcccactgggtgtgagttttccttgcccttttgtgggttcttccgaggatgttgtagtcgtaatgatttgtgcagtcctttgagacatttgtgatttgggttatataaataaacattgattgattgattgattgatatatatatatatatatatatatgtatatatatacatatatatatatatatatatgtcttgattggattatccagagaatagtgctcgataccgtggtagagcgcaatatgtaggtgtgggaaaaaatcacaagactacttcatctctacagatctgtttcatgaggggttccctcaatctacaggagatttcctgatgattgagggaacccctcatgaaacagatctgtagagatgaagtagtcttgtgattttttcccacacctacatatatatatatatatatatgtatatgtatgtatatatatatatatatatatatatatatatatatatatatatatatatgtgtgtatatatatatatatatacatatatatatatatatgtttatatgtatatataaactttTATGTTGTATTTACAGAATGTTTGGGAAAGATTTTCTTCGCACTACCGTATTAGAAGATAGTTGTCAATTATGTTTAATTAAGAAAAAGATATTAAACTGTTCATGGGTTTCCTTATGTAGACATTATTCTTTTAAAAAATGACTgaattgttgttgattttttttttttttacaataaaatccataaaaatgtgtttgaaaaatccGCAAAGTCACACATGCTGtgatattttaacattttatttattttctaaataaaaataaaagtttacaTAATAGAAAAAGAGAACCACAACATAGGCCCTGCGaagaagtggcgacttgtccagggtgtacaccgccttccgcccgattgtagctgagataggcgccagcgccccccgctaccccaaaaagggaataagcggtagaaaatggatggatggatggaaccacaACATAAACATTAACAAGAGGTAGTTAATGATTTACCACATAGAAAAAAACATCCAGAACAAAATTACTTTATTCTTCCTGTACATCTCCATTGAAAATATCATCTTTACAATATTAATTACTGTCATTGCACTAAATGACCACGCAGACACAACTGTATTCCAAAGAGTCCAGTTTTTCCCACAGAAAGAGGTCTCACTCTCTGCATAGCTCCCAGCACCTTTTATTTAACAGTAAAACTAACTAAACAGACAGAGTGAGCCCTcctttcagtcattcacaatctttgtcttggTGATCAAGACCACTAGATTACACACACAGGAAGCAAAACAGactccatccatttactaccgcttgttcctttcgcgaaaaaaaaaatagatatgttGAATATTTAGTAAATTATTTTGCAGACAGAGATaagagtccattttatttttgtgtgtatttgtttAGGATAACTACAAGTTTTTACCTTCCAATCACAGtacaattttacagtaataagaaataaaaatgtatatccttttaaatggttatttgtattattattattatatattacaagtacattacattataaacactgtgttgttatcaaatatttatttagtttaagtgaagtgaagtgaattatatttatatagcgctttttcctctagtgactcaaagcgctttacatagtgaaacccaatatctaagttacattcaaaccagtgtgggtggcactgggagcaggtgggtaaagtgtcttgcccaaggacacaacggcaatgactaggatggcagaagcgggaatcgaacctgcaaccctcaagttgctggcacggccgctctaccaaccgagctaaatcgCCCCACGAGCATGATGTAGACACAAACTCTTAgtctgtctgcataaagccaaatatttttttaaatacatgattgcataatgttttaatgtgtagCACCTTCAAACAAGAATATGTTGAATGACATTTTGAAAGTCTTCCTTCATTAGTTGTTTTTACTATTTTATGCATTTACATGTTTAAAATACAAAAGTCGCTAATCGAAAGGCAATAgcaatttaagagaaaaaaaatcacaattgggTTTCTTCCCAACATTGTGCAGTCCTGACAGGAAACATATTTAATAGGATGAATGTACAGATAGTTGTGATGTGCAAATGCAATGAAGTTTGTAGTGATGTGTCCTGGCCTGGCAGATCGATTCATGAAAAAAGCATCACTGAAGAAGACTACAAGCACTCCAATCTATCTTACTTTTCAGGAAAATGTCAGACACACAGAAGACATGAAGTCGCGAGGAGATACATTTAAGCCCCAAACAATCCCAATTTGTACAAATAACTCAAATGTTTTTGTAAGACGCAGTAAACTTCTTTTGAGAAAATCCTGCGATTGGGTAGATGTATCACAACATACCACAAACTAATCATCTGATTGGTTATTGTACCTTGTGGGTTCTTATGTGTGTCAATGCGTCTGCATTGTGGCGGTAGCTTTTGCCGCAGACGGAACAACTAAAtgttttttcccctgtgtgtgttttcatgtgttgcGTCAAATTGCTCTTCCGGGAAAATGTTTTACCACAAAGTGAACAATGAAacggtttttcacctgtgtgtataCTCATGTGTCGAAATAAACCCTGTCTGGACACGAGGACTTTACCGCACACTgagcaattaaatgttttttgccCTCTGTGTGTCCCCATGTGTTGAGTTAAACGTCTCTTAATAGAAAAGCTcctgccacaaactgaacagcaaaatggtttttcacctgtgtgtgttctcatgtgttcagtcaaacgGCTCTTTTTGATAAAGCCTTTACAACAAACTGAGCAACTAACGGCTTTTTCTCCTGTGTGGATCGTCTTGTGCTGGGTCAAATTACACTTAGTCGTAAAGCTTTTATGGCAAACTGAGCAATcaaatggtttttctcctgtgtgcgttctcatgtgttgagtcaaactgCTCTTTCgggcaaaacctttaccacaaacagaacaagtaaatggtttttctcctgtgtgagcTCTCACATGTTGAGTCAAACTGCTCTTTTTAGTGAAGCTTTTATCACAAAATGAGCAGCTCAAAGATTTTTCACCTTTCTTCTTTGCGTATTCAGAGTATTTGTTGTCggtgtgagtcctcatatcatcttcacagtctgtatcgctgctcaaaggttcTTCAACATCGTCTTCAGCCTCATtttctgatagtggagctaagaagttgtctggttgtggtttctcttcatcgtcttcagtcttcacagagacaacagtcagtggcaatTTGGTGAGATCAGCTTCTTGCAATCCAAGAAAATaatctccctcctgagtgatccagagttcctcctcttcctttttaatgtagggtgtctgcttcaaagtggagctcccccctgactgagAGGGAAGTTCTTCTGGATGACCAATCAGCTGCTGAACATCTGCGGGACAcaatttgaatttgaaaaacattttatttttcactaatgaAGGGTTTGgtggatgcgcatatgaaactggtggggttcagtacctccaacaaggttaagaaccactgcgttagatccactaaagactggactcacacactattatgttagatccactatggactggactcacacactattatgttagatccactatagactgggctctcactattatgttggatccactatggactggactttcactattatgttagatccactatgtactggactctcactattatgttagatccactatggactggactctcactattatgttagatccactatggactggactctcactattatgttagatccactatggactggactttcactattatgttagatccactatgtactggactctcactattatgttagatccactatggactggactctcactattatgttagatccactatagactgggctctcactattatgttggatccactatggactggactttcactattatgttagatccactatgtactggactctcactattatgttagatccactatggactggactctcactattatgttagatccactatggactggactctcactattatgttagatccactatggactggactctcactattatgttagatccactatggactggactctcactattatgttggatccactatggactggactgttactatcatgttagatccactatggactggactctcaccattatgttagatccactatggactggactctcacactattatgttagatccactatggactggactctcacaatattatgttagatccactatggactggactctcacactattatgttagatctactatggactggactctcactattatgttagatccactatggtctggactcacactattattttagatccaatttggactggactcccactattatgttagatccagtatggactggactctcacaatattatgttagatccactatggactggactctattatgttagatccactatggactggactctcacactattatgttagatccactatggactggactctcactattatgttagatccactatggactggactctcacaatattatgttagatccactatggactggactctcactattatgttagatccactatggactggactctcacactattatgtcagacccactcaacgtccattgcatccggtcccccctagagagagagaggggtgttacccacatttgcaatcctctccaaggtttctcatcattattctcatcgacgtcccactgggttgggagtttttccttgcccttatgtgggatctgaaccgaggatgtcgttgtggtttgtgcagccctttgagacaccggtgattcagggctatataaataaacattgattaattgaacaTTCTAAAATCACAATAAACATTAAACAACCCTGCGTTgagctggcaacttgtccagggtatactccgccttccgcccgattgtagctgagataggctccagcaacccacccgcgaccccgaacgggacaagcggtaagaaatggatggcaTTAAACAACAACCTCGTTAAATGGTGTAAAAATAAGGAATGCGTAATAAAGTGggacaaaatagtgcaaagtgtgaaaatgcacACTTAGAGAAACCTGAAAATAACAATTTGTTTGCTGGTTTACTGCCAGGAAGTTTCTGGTATCGAACCTGGGTGTTTTGTTGGCATTATCATTTCCTTTCAaaatcattgttttctttacACAAGCGCTTGTTTTGCTCTTCCACTTTCTTCATTTGACttttgcattctttcatctcctctgatgtgaactccactgccttcttcaagctaacaatcatggcggCTCTTTCTTTACATTCTTCAACAAAAGTCGGCTAATTTCTCATCGACGCTCTTTTTGGGGCCTGAAATAACTTTCAAGTGACGAAAATTCAACTCACTCACCTTCATCTTCCGTCTTTATCTCCGTTGGTGATTTGCTGGAAGTTTCTGAttctctttcactttctctttgacatgacgtcgccatcttagcatagcagtagtcgtccatcttctatcacgtcttcaatcttcacttcagatATCGCTCCAAAATCAACTTGCATTTCGTGGGTTTAAAACAAAGACGAGTCATTGAGAATAAATACCAGCCGTTAGATCGTGAAACTACTTCATTTTAGCCATAATCGCCCAGTCAAAAGTCTTTGAGCCGCAGGGTCCGGTTGCGCATGCGCCACATATAAGCCACTTCCGTTTCCTACTTCAAAGcggtatttattttcaaaatataggcatttttaaatgtatatttaaaggcctactgaaatgagatgttcttatttaaacggggattgcaggtccattctatgtgtcatacttgatcttttcgcgatattgccatatttttgctgaaaggatttagtagagaacatccacgataaagttcgcaactttaggtcgctaataaaaaaaaagccttgcctgtaccggaagtagcagacgatgtgcgcgtgacgtcggtTGTagggcgctgtcacgccaaatgtatAGTTGTTTGActtattgtttgtaattgttgaaatttataaataaacctttaaaaaacaaaaaaaattcctcTCCCtacaaatcccccccccccccccatttacttccggggtcatgattaatacagacgttttgttaacactatattagaaaaatataacgctatgttataaaaatacagccgttttgttaacgttatattataaaaaattaaattaaaaaaacaatttacaaacacaagctatgggatgacacatttacttccgggttcacgtttcctcacgtttcctcttacgtcatcccatagcttgtgtttgtaaattttttttttttttcaatcaatcattcaatgtttatttatatagccctaaatcacaagagtctcaaagggctgcacaaaccacaacgacattgtttttttttaaatataatatagcgttaacaaaacgtctgtatttttataatatagcgttctatttttgtaatatagcgttaacaaaacatctgtattaatcatgaccccggaagtaaatggggggggggggggggggggttgtagggggaagaaatttagcgagacagctcctcacatcctcacattgtttacaaccatagccagcagcagctagagctattgggaccgagaaagcgacaatttccccattaatttgagtgaggatgaaagattcgtggatgaggaaatttagagtgaaggcctagaaagaaaaaaaaaaaagacgagggcagtgtgTTGAGTAAATGTGATCTCATTGTTATTAATGCTGCTTCTGTGTATCAAGAGAGAGAGGCTTGCAGTTGTTGTTTTGTGCCTCCAACAGGTTATATACGGTAGTGCCGGCTCATCCGTGTTATCGTCACGTGATCTCTTCCGGTTCAATGCGTGCCAGAAAATGACGTTATACACACAGGAAAGTTTGATGTAGTTGTGTTCTATTTTCCCCAGTCACCGATGTTTTATTTCCCGGTGCTGTGAGACATTGTACTGAACCAGCCTTAAAATAAACCATCAtctttcatacacatacaactggagtattcattgaagatgagtgaagAAAGAAGAAACCCAACACAGTGAGAgcaatttagatgtttttagacacatttactaggataattctgggaaatcccttatctgtctattgtgttgctagtgttttagtgagtcaaatagtaccttaaagtcagaggggtgtggccacgggtgtgttgacccagagtctctgagagaagtcacggcagctgcaggaggacgctggctccgctgatctccgttAGTGGcgacttattgccacaattttcgggggggggtgtccttttttttttttttttctttgtcatgaaaaagggaggtttttgtgcttcaatcaatcaatcaatcaatgtttatttatatagccccaaatcacaaatgtctcaaaggactgcacaaatcattacgactacgacatcctcggaagaacccacaaaagggcaaggaaaactcacacccagtgggcagggagaattcacatccagtgggacgccagtgacaatgctgactatgagaaaccttggagaggacctcagatgtgggcaactccccgccccctaggggaccgaaagcaatggatgtcgagcgggtctaacatgatactgtgaaagttcaatccatagtggctccaacacagccgcgagagttcagttcaaagcggatccaagacagcagcgagagtcccgtccacaggaaaccatcccaagcggaggcggatcagcagcgtggagatgtccccaaccgatacacaggcgagcggtccatcctgggtctcgactctggacagccagtacttcatccatggtcatcggaccggaccccctccacaagggagggggggacataggagaaaaaagaaaagaagcggctgatcaactggtccaaaaaggaggtctatttaaagtatACAGAGTATATATGCTTGGTGCACaaattttaagtgtatattgtgttttttatgttgatttaataaatacattttttaatttttttttttgataaaaatgtattaaaaattcttctgcggcccagtaccaatcgggccacggcccggtggttggggaccactgctccaaGGAACGCATTCGCCACAGAGGCGGGTAGCGCCTTGGCTCCGAGCTGGATCCGCTCCGCATCCATGTTCAAAACCTTACCTCCGCGGCGAGTGCGGATTGGGACCCAGACATACATCCGCCGCGGACCAGCAACGGACTCATAAAAACCCTGGCTCATCTGGCCCGGGTCCGTTTTGGACCCGTTTATCTTATTTTCAAAGTCCCTTCTGTTCTTGCTGTAGGATAAAGTAGGAAACTAACACTATCACTCGGCCCTACTACAGCAATATAGACCCAAACTTAAATATGCATTGCCTTGTATTTTTAAACTAACAATATTGTCAATAGGCAGAAACAGAAAATGGTCAATTCACtctataaagtaaatatataatatataaatagtaaatataaatatttaatctaTTAGTCTACAATTTAAGAGAAATGCTGCTCCATGCACAGCTAACATCAGAAAATGAATAACTGGTGAATGACAAGAATTTCAATAAAAGGTTGTTTATTGATACATTTCTATTCCTCCTGATCTGTCTGTGGAGGCGGAGGTGGAGGCGGAGGCGGGACTCGTCTCCTCGCTGCCCGATCCGCCGCCAGGTTGAACCACCTGATGGCGTGTTTGGTGACCTCAGCGTCCGTGGCTGACCTTGTCACCACAGTTTTTCTCACAGCACCTGCAATCCAACGAGATTACAAGACCGATACGTTTATGTTCATGTTTACAATATGTAGCATCCAAAGCCAAGTATGCTTACACAATACAAAATATGAGATAAGTATTAAGGAGATTACATTTGAAAAAGAAACATGACTTCAAGTTACAGGAGGTGGTTAAAATAAGAGCTGTGGAAGACATCCAAAATGTTCAAACAATATCGTTATTTGGTTCCTTGATCAGAGTACTGTATGTGTGGATAAATCTGTGTGGTTCTGTCATGTTTGTTTGGCTCTGTTGGATGacggccatattggaccaaaaataaggcatgggtaagttacacatctgtgaaggcaccattaaaggggaacattatcagcagacctatgtaagcgtcaatatataccttgatggtgcagaaaaaagaccatctatttttttaacaccgatttccgaactctaaatgggtgaattttgccgaattaaacgcctttctgtt harbors:
- the LOC133549578 gene encoding gastrula zinc finger protein XlCGF8.2DB-like, with the protein product MDDYCYAKMATSCQRESERESETSSKSPTEIKTEDEDVQQLIGHPEELPSQSGGSSTLKQTPYIKKEEEELWITQEGDYFLGLQEADLTKLPLTVVSVKTEDDEEKPQPDNFLAPLSENEAEDDVEEPLSSDTDCEDDMRTHTDNKYSEYAKKKGEKSLSCSFCDKSFTKKSSLTQHVRAHTGEKPFTCSVCGKGFARKSSLTQHMRTHTGEKPFDCSVCHKSFTTKCNLTQHKTIHTGEKAVSCSVCCKGFIKKSRLTEHMRTHTGEKPFCCSVCGRSFSIKRRLTQHMGTHRGQKTFNCSVCGKVLVSRQGLFRHMSIHTGEKPFHCSLCGKTFSRKSNLTQHMKTHTGEKTFSCSVCGKSYRHNADALTHIRTHKVQ